Proteins from a single region of Hermetia illucens chromosome 3, iHerIll2.2.curated.20191125, whole genome shotgun sequence:
- the LOC119652094 gene encoding uncharacterized protein LOC119652094, whose amino-acid sequence METLRYRVEPGGHSVTASQLLKSDLWWNGPKWLQHKPINYSSRAIDITTTLERKPDTSCKVAKVAKFTFDDSILGRLSDFAKLTRIVAYCLRFKSPTIAEPATLTTSELNNAEMACVRLSQALSFKDEIERLDKGQPVPATSKLFHLAPFTDSEGILRVGGRLRHSLLSDDRKRPVILSPDCKLSELIVRAYHLRTLHGGNQVTQAAIRRQYWILQSSKLVKTCIHKCITCFKSNAKPGEQLMGALPETRVTPGRAFKTCELDFAGPMKLKWSSGRGAETMKSYIALFICLKTKAIHLEVVSDLSGQACLVAIKRFVFMFMQMTKTVQSTVANDKITWHFIPPSSPHFGGLWEARVKSVKLHLQKVIGDSLLTMGEMYTVLTQIEAVLNIRSFMPISDDVNDLEALTPAHFLIGKPLISIPQETPNEELNLLKKWKLTQQIVKQFWNRWSDEFISRLQQRPKWMKTKPNMEPGQLVLVKSENYPPSKWPLARITEVHPGADGLVRVAAIKLHGRTKRPIVKLAALPIEDHHPVNIPEGSNKNEHASAKKQDSQPTKVNRKRRSQPTTTRVKSNDATSASHHKMVRHTVNKLNVNYIMLMLININQI is encoded by the coding sequence ATGGAGACACTTCGATACAGAGTGGAACCCGGCGGACATAGCGTGACTGCTTCTCAGCTCCTCAAAAGCGACTTGTGGTGGAACGGACCCAAGTGGCTGCAACACAAACCAATCAACTACTCGTCAAGGGCAATCGACATTACCACAACACTCGAGAGGAAGCCTGACACCTCCTGCAAAGTTGCGAAGGTTGCGAAGTTCACTTTCGACGATAGTATACTGGGGAGGTTGTCCGACTTCGCAAAACTGACTAGAATTGTGGCATATTGCCTTCGCTTTAAGTCACCAACTATTGCAGAACCTGCAACCCTGACAACTTCGGAACTCAACAACGCTGAAATGGCTTGTGTACGGTTATCCCAAGCACTATCTTTCAAAGATGAGATAGAAAGGTTGGACAAGGGACAACCAGTTCCAGCTACTTCAAAATTATTCCACCTGGCACCGTTCACTGATTCTGAGGGGATCCTCAGGGTGGGCGGAAGACTGCGACACTCACTATTATCGGACGATCGTAAGCGTCCAGTGATTCTAAGTCCTGACTGCAAGTTGTCCGAATTGATCGTAAGAGCATACCATTTGCGCACTTTGCATGGAGGCAATCAAGTAACCCAAGCAGCAATCAGAAGACAGTACTGGATATTGCAGTCTTCCAAATTGGTAAAAACATGCATCCACAAATGCATAACCTGTTTTAAATCAAACGCAAAGCCAGGAGAACAGTTAATGGGAGCGTTACCTGAAACACGAGTTACCCCTGGAAGAGCCTTCAAAACCTGCGAACTGGATTTTGCCGGACCAATGAAACTAAAATGGTCATCAGGTAGAGGCGCTGAAACGATGAAATCCTATATAGCACTCTTTATCTGCTTGAAGACCaaagccattcacttggaggttgtGAGTGATCTCTCTGGACAAGCGTGTCTTGTAGCAATCAAACGATTTGTGTTCATGTTCATGCAGATGACGAAAACCGTTCAGTCCACGGTAGCTAACGACAAAATCACCTGGCACTTCATACCCCCGAGCAGTCCTCATTTCGGAGGATTATGGGAAGCTAGGGTGAAGTCAGTCAAACTGCACCTGCAGAAAGTAATCGGTGACAGCTTGTTAACAATGGGGGAAATGTATACGGTTCTCACCCAGATCGAAGCAGTTCTTAATATTCGGTCATTCATGCCCATCAGCGACGACGTTAATGATCTGGAAGCACTCACTCCCGCGCATTTTTTGATTGGCAAACCACTCATATCAATCCCGCAAGAAACCCCGAACGAAGAACTAAACCTGCTGAAAAAATGGAAACTGACACAGCAAATTGTAAAACAATTTTGGAACCGGTGGTCAGATGAGTTCATCTCAAGGTTGCAACAAAGGCCAAAATGGATGAAGACAAAGCCGAACATGGAACCCGGACAACTGGTGTTAGTCAAGAGCGAGAATTATCCTCCATCAAAGTGGCCATTAGCTCGTATCACTGAGGTTCATCCTGGTGCAGACGGTCTAGTTCGCGTAGCAGCAATTAAATTACATGGCCGTACCAAGAGACCAATCGTCAAGTTAGCGGCACTACCTATTGAAGACCACCATCCAGTGAACATTCCAGAGGGTTCTAACAAGAATGAACATGCCTCCGCGAAAAAGCAGGACAGTCAACCCACTAAAGTCAACCGGAAACGAAGATCTCAGCCAACAACTACAAGAGTTAAATCAAACGATGCAACTTCCGCTTCCCACCACAAAATGGTACGACATACCGTCAACAAATTAAATGTCAACTACATTATGCTAATGCTAATAAATATTAATCAAATATaa
- the LOC119652095 gene encoding uncharacterized protein LOC119652095 has product MLHQASSNRAASSALPNPKQQVSSLNAINSGVDVTAVLLATARIRVKDSQGTFILLRALVDQGSQRSFISEATAQLLRLPRRAINLTISGIGSHSTSSKGAIFAQSKEKWSTTFNLSLVVVNHITDKIPQSKTPCKIAELRQEDLADSSYHIPGKIDVLLGADVYGDLLEKGVIRIKNTKVLAQKTKIGWIPSGPVNQVTRAAEPSINMVSIEQLDADIQKLWEQEELPQEQILTQEEADCERQFIRTTKRDPTSGRYIVRLPIKPDMNPSILLHPSLKDAVIRLRQTETKLERNPQLKAQYNAFLKEYLELAHMSEVPSAEIFCKHSYYLPHHAVVREDSTTTKVRVVFNASHKTSSGTSLNDILMVGPNRQYTIFEILLRWRRHKYALAADIEKMYRQILVDSRDCDLLRIVWRPKPQGPIKHYRLNTVTYGTASAPFQATRTLQQVAED; this is encoded by the coding sequence ATGTTACACCAAGCATCGTCGAATAGAGCTGCATCTTCAGCTTTGCCGAATCCAAAACAACAAGTCTCATCGCTGAATGCTATCAACAGTGGCGTCGACGTTACGGCTGTTCTATTGGCTACAGCAAGGATTCGAGTAAAGGACAGCCAAGGAACGTTCATTCTTTTGCGTGCATTGGTCGATCAAGGGTCCCAGCGTTCGTTCATCAGTGAAGCTACGGCGCAACTCTTACGGCTACCACGTCGAGCGATAAATCTGACAATCAGCGGCATCGGGAGTCATTCAACGAGCAGCAAGGGagcgatatttgctcaaagcAAAGAGAAATGGTCGACAACTTTCAACTTATCTCTTGTCGTAGTAAACCATATAACGGACAAGATTCCCCAGTCCAAGACACCATGTAAGATAGCTGAATTGAGACAGGAGGACTTAGCTGATTCATCGTATCACATTCCGGGGAAGATCGACGTCCTCCTGGGTGCTGACGTTTATGGCGATCTATTGGAAAAGGGCGTAATCCGGATAAAGAATACCAAAGTTTTGgctcaaaaaaccaaaatcggTTGGATCCCGTCCGGGCCTGTCAACCAAGTAACACGAGCAGCAGAACCTTCCATCAATATGGTTAGCATCGAACAGCTAGATGCTGACATACAAAAATTATGGGAACAGGAAGAGTTGCCACAAGAGCAAATCCTCACCCAAGAGGAAGCAGACTGCGAGAGGCAGTTCATCCGAACTACTAAGAGGGATCCAACGTCAGGCCGATACATAGTCAGGCTGCCGATTAAGCCTGACATGAACCCCTCGATCCTGCTGCATCCGTCATTAAAAGACGCTGTCATTCGCCTCCGCCAGACAGAGACAAAACTCGAACGGAATCCACAGCTCAAAGCGCAGTACAATGCATTCCTAAAGGAATATCTGGAATTGGCACATATGAGCGAGGTCCCGTCCGCAGAAATTTTTTGCAAACACTCATACTACTTGCCACATCATGCTGTAGTTAGAGAGGACAGCACAACTACGAAAGTTCGCGTCGTATTCAATGCGTCCCATAAAACGTCCTCCGGCACCTCGTTGAACGATATCCTAATGGTGGGACCAAATAGGCAATACACCATCTTTGAAATATTGCTGCGATGGAGGAGGCATAAATACGCATTGGCTGCAGACATTGAGAAGATGTACCGACAGATACTCGTGGACAGTCGAGACTGCGACTTACTGCGAATTGTTTGGAGACCAAAACCCCAAGGTCCAATAAAGCACTACCGGCTAAACACAGTAACTTATGGCACCGCCAGCGCTCCCTTCCAAGCAACACGTACACTACAACAGGTCGCTGAAGACTAG